A DNA window from Hydra vulgaris chromosome 13, alternate assembly HydraT2T_AEP contains the following coding sequences:
- the LOC136090176 gene encoding uncharacterized protein LOC136090176 isoform X1, which translates to MAFIIVEFLDYPEDLKETRELGIIPKGWLCSEEKDCCCYPPFFRNQNKINKMVKDEVEPEQTWHEHRIRVLGKAVIVLFIATYERALEKEKVASYESDLNLTENDKKSIANEIRL; encoded by the exons ATGGCTTTTATTATAGTTGAGTTTCTTGATTATCCAGAAGACCTTAAAGAAACCCGTGAATTGGGTATAATTCCAAAAGGTTGGCTGTGTTCTGAAGAAAAAGATTGTTGTTGCTATCCACCCTTTTTcagaaaccaaaataaaataaacaaaatggtTAAGGATGAAGTAGAACCAGAACAAACTTGGCATGAGCACAGAATTAGAGTGCTTGGAAAAGCAG ttattgtgCTATTTATAGCAACTTATGAGAGGGCTTTAGAAAAAGAGAAGGTTGCAAGTTATGAGTCTGATCTTAATCTTACAGAGAATGACAAAAAAAGCATTGCAAATGAAATTCGCCTATAG
- the LOC136090176 gene encoding uncharacterized protein LOC136090176 isoform X2, which yields MAFIIVEFLDYPEDLKETRELGIIPKGWLCSEEKDCCCYPPFFRNQNKINKMVKDEVEPEQTWHEHRIRVLGKAATYERALEKEKVASYESDLNLTENDKKSIANEIRL from the exons ATGGCTTTTATTATAGTTGAGTTTCTTGATTATCCAGAAGACCTTAAAGAAACCCGTGAATTGGGTATAATTCCAAAAGGTTGGCTGTGTTCTGAAGAAAAAGATTGTTGTTGCTATCCACCCTTTTTcagaaaccaaaataaaataaacaaaatggtTAAGGATGAAGTAGAACCAGAACAAACTTGGCATGAGCACAGAATTAGAGTGCTTGGAAAAGCAG CAACTTATGAGAGGGCTTTAGAAAAAGAGAAGGTTGCAAGTTATGAGTCTGATCTTAATCTTACAGAGAATGACAAAAAAAGCATTGCAAATGAAATTCGCCTATAG